The DNA segment GCATGCATGTCCATGCACAATACATGTTTTGCATTTATCTGTCATTATGCACGTCAGGTTTATTTATTACTgagcattaaaatcattacatttaaagAAGATTAAGCAGACATGAAACTTTAATTGCATCAGCTGCAGTGCTGAAGATGTCACATTATTATGCTTTTCCAGCAAGCAGTGCATAAACGTGTCACCATCAGATGGATTTGATTTAATCCTGGTTTGGAGAGCCAGGATTCGTCTTATATAATGAGCTTTGAGGACTGGAGGGTGAGACAGGGTGTTTGACAGCTAATCCACATCCACACTGAcattagatagatatatagatctCTTATTAATATAAGAGATTTGCATGGTGCATGCAAAGAATACCTACCTGTATATTAGTttgtataaatgcaatttatactcATTTTAATATATGCCTATGCACTACTAGCCATAGGATTGGACACATGTGAAATTTGTAGTTAAGTATGAGAACATTCCATGtgtcaatgtcaataaaaatctactttttaaattttttatttattattatacacagatatatttgtagaaatagccaacaatacaacAATTGCATgggtcataattatgatttttttttttttaatcattaggaTCTTAAGTAAAGAGCATGTTCCATgaatattttttgtacatttcctaaaattactgtaaattttactataaaaaaaaaaatctgtgaaaattacggtaaaatactggcaggtgtggttgccagaactttactgttaaaaatatggtagcaacattttaggttttacagacttaaatttacaacaaaatacagaatttcattaaagggggggggggggtgaaatgctcgttttcactcaatctcctgttaatcttgagtacctatagagtagtactgcatccttcataactccaaaaaagtctttagttttattatattcataagagaaagatagtctgtaccgatttttcccggaaaaacacgagcggctggaggcgtgacgtgtgggcggagctaaagaatcacgagcgccagtaggattttgcgttgagagcgtttggaagctgtgacattaccttgagggaaaaaaacatccaaaacaaaccacggctaacagtcagattcagccgtttatttatgatccagaatcagatcccgaggctgaaactgaacgagagcagcagcagcaacgacgtctctgaaactgaatatatttgcttagcggttttggaaaatgactaagttccactttatgtcgtctttttttttttttttaagctgtacatgtggacaCTAAGAAGaaacataattatttcaataaaaaaacataaaatatgaagtgtcatgcagggaattctgggagatccaatttactgtttttcactgtaaattcaacaatgattttttctttttcacttccaaaaaatgtaattttaacgtaattttactgtacaattacatttcatgtaattacagttattcaccatatagtatggaaacttactgataaccaattaacaggtttttactgtagcatttttacagtcttttactgttaagatcacaataattttttacagtgtaccgtaaatttatcaaaacttaatttttattagtaatacgcattgctaagaacttcatttgaacaactttaaaagcgaatcatttagatttctttttttttttttttacccaaatatTGTTCTCAGTTAAAAgtctcagtttaaaaaaaatatattttggtccagatgagttttaataattttttataattattattctaattattattttattttcaagtttcgGTCCCCACATATGTCGCATACACAGTTACGAGGAtcacttttctgttttttttaaagtgtggaaGAGTGTTTGAGTAGGTGTGTCCAGAAGTGCGGACTTGGCGAACTGCGCGCTCTGAAAACATGCGCGTGCTTTATTGCTAATAGCGGGGAGGATAATTAATATGCGTAAACCTCAATATGAGGTGAAACGCTCTTATAGTCTGTTTACATATCAGATTACATATAGGCGTGCTTTAAAAACGCGTCCTTCTGACGCTCGGTTTCACTTCCTCTCTGGCGAATGGCTTTACTTAGAGTTTAACTGAAGTTGGAAAGTTGTGCACTGCTTGTAAACAGAAGCAGGAGCTGCAGGAGCTCGTTCGCTCATGGCTGTGGTCGGCGGTAAGAGCGCAGCGCCGTTCTCCGTGATCAAGCGCTCGTTGTCGCTGCGCTCGGTGCTCTCCGGCGGGCGGCGCAGTGCGCAGGAAGGGCGGCTGGTGACCCGTGCTTCTCACCCGCTCCGGACTCACCGACACCCCTCCTTTGTGTGCTTCTCCTGCCAGGACTCCATGAGCGAAACCCTGCGGACCTGCTACGCGTATCTGAACCAGACCAGCCGGAGCTTCGCGGCGGTGATCCAGGCCCTGGACGGAGAGCTACGGTAAGATCCGCGGGAGAGGCGTCACCAAACAACCGCTTTAGAAACATATGTGCACGCATTTACTTGTTTGCAATGTTTgtggttatatatataaatgaccttGAGGAGCATGTGTCTTCTTAAGAAGTTGCTCGAGTGAGGAACTTCTATGCATTTTTGCAGTCTTTTTGCAATATGCTAATCTAGGCCTATTAATCATGCACATAAAAcaaacctgcatgcattttctaAGTAGCCTACACACTGAAATCTATACAatttatgtttgtgtatatgtgcaAAACAGCAGATTTCTATTGTTTCtaatttataacttttataatagtaataaatctgagattttgcatgcatttatatatatatattatagattcatgtatgtttatgtgtgtgtgtgcagtatattatatatgataataaAAGTGTAAAACAGCAAATTTCTGTAGAAATATGGAAGAAATCTAATTTCTGTAAGATATCTGGAATTTTGGATAGGCCAATATACATTCAGAAGCATACATATATTgcataatgcaatatattttataaaagaagatcgtatatatatatatatatatatacatatatgctttatataaattatattacaatttatactTGTGAACAATAGAAATCTGCTATTTAGCATTTATCTTTCTAAAAGTTGTGCACACTTCATATTTGTAAgataatattaaagtaaaacatgTTAGGCGTTCGTTGTGTCATGTGTGATATGTTTCTGGACCTGCTGTGTGGTATTTATATCAGCTGCTCAGTATAGATGCTGTTTGTGGTGTTTAGAAATGTACTGCAGATCTTCATTGGTGTTAAATCTCTCACTCAGGCATGCGGTGTGTATTTTCTACCTGGTTCTGCGAGCTCTGGACACAGTGGAGGATGACATGAGCATCCCGCTGGAGAAGAAGGTCCCATTGCTGCAGGACTTCCACACGTTCCTCTATCAGCCGGAGTGGAGCTTCAGCGAGAGCAGAGAGAAAGACCGGCAGGTGCTGGAGGATTTCCCCACGGTAATCCATCACAACAGATCACAACACATAACATAACATCACATCAAACACGTCACATTACATCACAAAACAACACATCACATCAAACAAAATACAACATCACATCTCAACAACAAATCACAATGCAACACAATACAACACAAACATCACATCACAACACATCACATTAAATCACAACACATCACCACACAACAAATCACAATACAACACATCACAAcaccacatcacatcacatcaaacacATAACAGTACAAGACAACACAAAACATCACATTACATCTTGACAACACATCACATCACAATGCAACCCAAAACAACACAATgcaacatcacatcacatcaaacacATAACAACAGCACAttacaacacaaaacatcacATCACATTACATAACAATACATCACAACACATCAGAACACATTGCATTAAATCACAACACATCACCACACAACAAATCACAAAACAACACATCACAACACAACACATGACATCAAACACATCACATCCGATCACAACACAACAACACATCAAACACGTCACAATACAACACATCAGAACACATTGCATCACATCACCACATCACATCAAACACATAGCAGTACATCACAACAcaaaacatcacatcacatcttGACAACACATCACATCACAATGCAACccaaaacaacacaacacaacaccacatcacatcacatcaaacacATCTCAACATCACATCACAATGCAACACATGACATCAAATCACAACATATCACCACACAACAAATCACACAACAACACAttacaacacaaaacatcacatcaaacacatcacatcacaatgcaacacaatacaacacaaaacatcacATCAGAACACATCACATTAAATCACAACCCATCACCACACAacaaatcacatcacatcaaacaaaacacaacatcacatcacatcaaacacATCTCAGCAACACATCACATCACAATGCAACACAATACAACACACAACATCACATCAGAACACATCACAACACAACACATCAAACACGTCACAATAAAACACATCAGAACACATTGCATCACATCATCACACAACAAATCACAATATAACACATCACAACACAAcaccacatcacatcacatcaaacacaaaacatcacatcacatctcaACACATCACATCTCAACACATCACATCACAATGCAACACAATACAACACACAACATCACATCAGAACACATCACAACACAACACATCAAACACGTCACAATAAAACACATCAGAACACATTGCATCACATCATCACACAACAAATCACAATATAACACATCACAACACAAcaccacatcacatcacatcaaacacaaaacatcacatcacatctcaACACATCACATCTCAACACATCACATCACAATGCAACACAGTACAACACAACACCACATCACATCAAACACATCTCAACAGCACATCACATCACAATGCAACACATGACATCAAATCACAACATATCACCACACAACAAATCACACAACAACACatcaaaacacaaaacatcaCATCAAACACATCACATTAAATCACAACACATCACCACACAACAAATCACAATacaacacatcacatcacatcaaacaaaacacaacaccacatcacatcacatcaaacacATCACAGCACATCTCAACACATCACATCTCAACACATCACATCACAATGcaacacaatacaatacaatacaacacaacaccacatcacatcaaacacaaaacatcacatcacatctcaACACATCACATCTCAACACATCACATCACAATGCAACACAATACAACACAACACCACATCACATCAAACACATCTCAACAACAAATCACATCACATTAAATAACAATACATCACAACACAACACATCACAGTAAAGTAATGTGATGTGTTGTTATttaatgtgatgtgatgtgttcTGTTGTCATATTAAAACATCACGACACAACACAATGTAAGGATGtgtattttgcataaaagaagcatatttttaggatttttttgcaACTGTACTATGTTTATATTGAACACAAAATTTATCtccaaattaaaatttaaaatttccatttcattaatacgattgttttaataataaatatatagtttttgtacACCAGAATTATAAActgttcattatttattataaattcttGAATATAACGGTCATTGTTCTCAGATGTGATTCTTaatgtaataaatttttttagatatgcatgataaatatcggcacaatattaatgcgcatcttgtcagtaaagccagttctgtaatcagtaattttttactttttttttttaatcagacatatttatgtatttatttattttcaatttgagATGAAAAAGACAAACCTCTGATATAAACCCCGGTTTCATATGACGTTTTCTTGTAACTTGTAACTTGAACTTAACGTCGTTGTTTGCAGCTTTTgtaaaatgcagcatttacacgTCATGCTTTTAATATCTTTTTATACACTTTTTCTAAAACACGCTTTCGTTCCCCTTTCCTCCAGATTTCGGTGGAGTTCAGGAACTTGGGCCAGGAGTATCGCGAGGTGATTTCAGACATCTGTTACCGGATGGGTGTGGGGATGTCCGAATTCCTGGAGAAGAAGGTTTCATCCATGCAGGAGTGGGACAAGGTTAACTTTACAGATGTATTATTGACGTGTTAGTTTGATGTTTATCCATCTGCGTGTAGATTTACAGACGTATAATTCACCAAAGCGATGCAGAAGTGCTCTTATTCTATTTTAAAGCATGTCTGGCATTCTGCATGAGACACACTGCTGTAAACATCTGTCCGGATGTGTATAAATGTGTCTCCCTCAGTACTGTCATTACGTGGCGGGTCTGGTGGGGATCGGACTGTCCCGTCTGTTTTCGGCGTCCCAGCTGGAGGACGCTGAGGTGGGCTGGGACACAGAGCTGGCAAACTCCATGGGTCTGTTCCTCCAGAAGACCAACATCATCAGAGACTATCTGGAGGACCAACAGGAGGGAAGAGCCTTCTGGCCACAGGAGGTACAAACCTTTAACCCTGCTCTTCATCCAGCAGCCGATGCTGACAAACATCACCGCAAATCTGTTTTTTACCGTAGCATTTTTGCTGGTGGGATTGTGGTCCGTGCATGTGATGTCTGTTTGTGTGCCGCAGGCCTGGAGTCAGTTTGCGTCCCGTCTGGAGGATTTTGCTCGTCCTCAGCACCTGAGCTCTGCTCTGTCCTGTCTCAACCTGCTGGTGACCGATGCTCTCCATCACGTCCCAGACGTCATCGAATATCTGTCCCGCCTCCGCAACCAGAGCGTCTTCAACTTCTGTGCCATTCCTCAGGTCTGATCCATTTCTCAAACTGAAGCTTCATCTGTTTCTGTGCGGTTTAATGGCGCTtacaaacaccagactgtgttcAAGTCTCACACAGAGAATAGTGAGCGCATGCGGATTATAGAAAAAATAAAGGGAATATAGAAAT comes from the Carassius auratus strain Wakin unplaced genomic scaffold, ASM336829v1 scaf_tig00012038, whole genome shotgun sequence genome and includes:
- the LOC113073347 gene encoding squalene synthase-like isoform X1 — protein: MAVVGGKSAAPFSVIKRSLSLRSVLSGGRRSAQEGRLVTRASHPLRTHRHPSFVCFSCQDSMSETLRTCYAYLNQTSRSFAAVIQALDGELRHAVCIFYLVLRALDTVEDDMSIPLEKKVPLLQDFHTFLYQPEWSFSESREKDRQVLEDFPTISVEFRNLGQEYREVISDICYRMGVGMSEFLEKKVSSMQEWDKYCHYVAGLVGIGLSRLFSASQLEDAEVGWDTELANSMGLFLQKTNIIRDYLEDQQEGRAFWPQEAWSQFASRLEDFARPQHLSSALSCLNLLVTDALHHVPDVIEYLSRLRNQSVFNFCAIPQVMAIATLSACYNNPQVFQGVVKIRKGQAVTLMMQATSMGAVQSIIAQYSQEILQKVSASDPSREKTLRILSLIREKSLSPAALSSRAHHISPVYISAAMLLAALSWQYMNAAAGQPPGGADMHGH
- the LOC113073347 gene encoding squalene synthase-like isoform X2, translating into MDILKSLGHPEEIINLFKYKLGGCRSVMPKLDYDSMSETLRTCYAYLNQTSRSFAAVIQALDGELRHAVCIFYLVLRALDTVEDDMSIPLEKKVPLLQDFHTFLYQPEWSFSESREKDRQVLEDFPTISVEFRNLGQEYREVISDICYRMGVGMSEFLEKKVSSMQEWDKYCHYVAGLVGIGLSRLFSASQLEDAEVGWDTELANSMGLFLQKTNIIRDYLEDQQEGRAFWPQEAWSQFASRLEDFARPQHLSSALSCLNLLVTDALHHVPDVIEYLSRLRNQSVFNFCAIPQVMAIATLSACYNNPQVFQGVVKIRKGQAVTLMMQATSMGAVQSIIAQYSQEILQKVSASDPSREKTLRILSLIREKSLSPAALSSRAHHISPVYISAAMLLAALSWQYMNAAAGQPPGGADMHGH